The Ralstonia sp. RRA genomic interval ATCAACCGTACCTGCTGCTCCACACCGGCCTTGATGCCGGCCAGCGCGCGTTGCATCAATGGCGCGCCACCTGAGATCTGGTTTTCAAGCACGTAGGCCCAGTTCTGAATGCCGTTGAGCGGCGAGCGCAGCTCGTGCGACACCACCGCCAGAAACTGATCGCGCGCCAGCGCAGCGGCTTCTGCCTGGGCACGTGCAGCCTGCTCACGCAGCAGCAACGCATTGCGTTCGCGCTCGGCCTCCGTACGCTCGGTCACGTCATAGACGATCAGCAGCGCCGCCTCCATCTCGCCAAAGCGATCGGCCTCTGGAATCACGCGCGCGTTGTAGTACGCAATGCGTTTGCGCTCGGTGTTGGCGTCCAGGTGCAGCGTCAAGGTCTGCTCGGTGCCGGTCTCAAATGCCTGCCGCGTTGCCTTGTCCAGCGGACCGGTCACACTCGCCGGCAATGGCGATTCCACCAGCATCTGACCAATCACGTCGGCGGGTGTCACGCCAAAGGCGTCGGTCACGGCGCGGTTTACGTAGACACAACGCAGCTCACGATCGAGCCGCGCAATCACGTCGGGGGCGTTCTCGACCAGCGTGACGAACTCGCGCTCGTGGCGAAAGCGCTCACGCTCGACTTCCTTGCGCTCGGTGATGTCATCCACCACGCACACAAGCGCCAGCACGCTGCCATCCGGCCCGTATTGCGGCGTGTAAGCGGCATGCACGAAGCGGCGCCCGATGTCGCGCGGGTACTCCAGCTCCATCTCGAAATCAACACGGCGGCCGGCAAAACCTTCGGCCAAGTGGGTGAGCACACGCGAGTAGGCCACGTCCCCCATCAGTTCACGCAGATGGCGCCCCAGCACGTCGTCCACCGGCAGCCCAAAGCGCTGCGCGTACGCACGGTTGGCAAACCGTACGCAATGCGCAGTGTCGATCTGCACCAGCGGAAACGGCACACTCTCGGTCAGCCATTGCAACTGGAATTCGGATTCAGCAAGCGCGGCCAGCGCCTGCTGACGCTGCGTCACGTCTTCGAGCAGACCCACGGCGTGGGCCGGTACGCCGTGGGTACGCGGCATCAGGTAGCCACGCTCGCGCACACGGCGCTCAAGTTGATCAGCACCGATCCAGCGATACTCAAGCGTGAAGCCATGCCCATGTGCCAAACCACTCCAGGCGGTGCGCAGCGCAGCGTGATCATCCGGATGGACGTACGCCAGCCAGTGCTCGCGGGCGCCACAGAGGGTGTCGGGCTGCACGCCCCAGCTCTGGGCGGCGGCGCTCACGTGCAGTCGTGTTCCCGTCGCCGGATCATCCGCCCAGAACACATCGAGATATCGACCGCCGACAGGCATGGGCGCCGCGGGCTGCGTGCCGTGCGGTGTAGCCGACAGGTTGCCTGCTGGTTCGCTCATCCCATCCCCTGGCCAGCCGGACATGTGCCGGCACGTGAACTTCATCTCCTTAACTAGCAGTTTTTGTTCCCGGGCCGGTGCACGTGAACGCGCTTACTTCGACGGCAGTTCGGAGGCTGTCTGCGAAGCGCCGTTGGCCTGTGCCACCAGCACCCGAATGGCGTTCGGCGTGACCGCGCCCACACCGCCGGCAGGCAGTGTGGTGATCAGCCAGTCGGCGTTGTTGGCCAGGCTGAATGGTTGCGAAGCAAAGATGACGTTCTTTGTACCTGCCGTCGTCACGCTCACCTGGTACGTACCGCCATCCAGATAGATCGAGTCCTGCGTGCTGACCGGCGATGCGGCCCCATATGCCGCGCCGCTCATGGTGGGCGAAAGGGTGGTGATATCAGCATTTGGCGCGGTCACATACACGTCAACGTTGTTCGCGTTGTATGACGCGTTGAAGGTACGCACGCGTGCCTTGTCTGAGAGAATCGACTTGTTGTACGGATCATCGATGATGGACAGGCTGGTCGCGGTGCCAGTGGCCGCGACGATTGCCAGTGCGGTATAGCGATGTCCGTTGGCTGGGGAAAGACTCGCCGTAGCCAGCGGCGCCGAGGTACCGGCGCTCGCCACGGTCGCAACGGTCGGCACCGAATCGATCCCGAAATAGCTGCTGACGCTCTTGAAGCCAACGTTGGCAATCTTGACGGTGCCGTTCACGCCAAAGTCGACGTTCTGGATGAACGGATTGGCATGCACCGTGCGGTACTGCGGCGCGCTGGTGCCAATGATCTGGCCGATATCGTCATCGCCACCACCGCACGCCGCCAGCACGCCCAGTGAGCCCAATGCAAGCACGGCGGCAATCTTCCTGATCTGGTTCTTCTTCATCTTCAACCTCAGAGGAGAATGGTTCGAAGCGGGTGATCACCTTGCCGCGCACCCGCGTGTGTAGTTGTCCAATGCGACGCTCCCATACCGAGCACGGTGCGTGCCTGCGCCGGTTGAATCCGCACTCCAGTGACGCGCTTGCCGCTGTGTCCCTACGCGGCTCGCTATACTTGCGCGATCCACCTCACCCTCGTGCACGACGCGTTCCAGCATGTCCGAACCGCGCCCGGCAGACGCCGCGCCTCCTCCCGAGAAAGCCGCCTCCCAGGCGGATCTGCAAGCGTTCGCGCAAGATCGCAAACGTGTGCAGGCGTGGCTTGACGCACGGGCAACGGGCGCGCGCGCGGTGGGGGCGTCAACGCTGTCGCAGTACCGTGTGGAAGCGGAGCGCGTGTGCTGGTATGCGCGCACGTTTGGCAAGCCGATCGTCAATTGGCTGCGCGACGACGCCGTCGCCTATCTGCGCTTTTTGCAAGAACCACCTGCCTGGGCCATCAGCGCGCGTGGCATCGAACGTGACGATGCCAACTGGACACCACTGCGCGGCGCGCTCTCGGCACGCTCCACTCGCCAGAGCAGTGTGATCACCGCCAACCTGTGCGGCTGGCTGCAACGCACCGGCTATCTGCGCACGAACCCGTTTCTCGATGACAACGCGATCGTCATCACCGTACCGGAGCCGAGCACGACATCCGCCGCACCATCGGTACCGCAGTCGGCCGTCGAGTCCGAAGCCTCGCTGAGCGCCGCCGACACGACACTGCTGGTGGATGCGGTGCGCGCACGCGTGGCGTTGGGCCGTGAAGCCCGCCTGCGCCAGGCACGCGATCGCTTCCTCGCCGAGCTGCTCGCACATGCGGGCCTGCGTGTGTCGGAACTCGTGAGCGCGCGCATGGGCGATGTCGCGCTGCATGCCGTCTCCACGGCGCAAGCGTCAACCGATGACGCGCTGCCGGCATCCGTCTGGTTGCTGGCGGTCGGCAGCGGACGTACACAGCGGTGGCTACCGTGCGATGCGTTGATGGTCGCGCTGCGCGAGTACCGCACCGCGTTCGGTCTGTCGCCGCTGCCGTTGCCCGACGAAGCCACGCCGCTGCTGCTCTCGATCCGTAAACGCTCCCCGCGCCGTGCCGACGGCAGCATCATCGATTCCCCCGCCTTGCGCCGCGATTTCGGCGAGCGCAAGGGCATTGCCTCACGCTCGCAACTGCTACAGATCGTGAAAGCCATGCTGGTCGAAGCTGCGGACTACGCACGCACCCTCGGCCAGAGCGATGCGGCGGCACGCCTGGCGCATGCCTCGCTGCGCGGTGTTCGTGGCGCACACCTACGCGAGCGGCTTGCCTCTGGTGAGGCGGCGGCCGACGTGGCCCATGCTCTCGGCCTGGCAGCGCTGCCCACTGCCGCCGCACGAGCACGTGAAGCCAATCTGACCGCCAGCATTGCCGAGGCGGCACGCAAACTGGCCACACCGTCGGCCTGACATTCCTCCACATATCACGCAGAAACGGGTACGCACTGCGTGCGTTTACCGTGTCCACTCGAATCGTTGAGACCGATTGTTGGCGCGATTTTCGCAACAGTTGTCGCTCACATCGTCCGCAGAATTGGGTACGCTCTGCTGCGTAATCGCCGACATCGTTACGCAGAAACGGGTACGCCAGCGCTCAAAGTTGCACGCAGAAATGGGTACGCTTTTGGCACACGGGCATAAAAAACGCGGACCCGAAGGTCCGCGTTGTCTGATTGCCGGTCGGCAGCACAGCGTGTTCAGTGTCCGCCCGAGAGATAGAAGAACCGGAACAGAAACACTGCCGAGATGATCCACACGATGATCGGCACCTCGCGCATG includes:
- a CDS encoding integrase, giving the protein MSEPRPADAAPPPEKAASQADLQAFAQDRKRVQAWLDARATGARAVGASTLSQYRVEAERVCWYARTFGKPIVNWLRDDAVAYLRFLQEPPAWAISARGIERDDANWTPLRGALSARSTRQSSVITANLCGWLQRTGYLRTNPFLDDNAIVITVPEPSTTSAAPSVPQSAVESEASLSAADTTLLVDAVRARVALGREARLRQARDRFLAELLAHAGLRVSELVSARMGDVALHAVSTAQASTDDALPASVWLLAVGSGRTQRWLPCDALMVALREYRTAFGLSPLPLPDEATPLLLSIRKRSPRRADGSIIDSPALRRDFGERKGIASRSQLLQIVKAMLVEAADYARTLGQSDAAARLAHASLRGVRGAHLRERLASGEAAADVAHALGLAALPTAAARAREANLTASIAEAARKLATPSA
- a CDS encoding PAS domain-containing protein; amino-acid sequence: MPVGGRYLDVFWADDPATGTRLHVSAAAQSWGVQPDTLCGAREHWLAYVHPDDHAALRTAWSGLAHGHGFTLEYRWIGADQLERRVRERGYLMPRTHGVPAHAVGLLEDVTQRQQALAALAESEFQLQWLTESVPFPLVQIDTAHCVRFANRAYAQRFGLPVDDVLGRHLRELMGDVAYSRVLTHLAEGFAGRRVDFEMELEYPRDIGRRFVHAAYTPQYGPDGSVLALVCVVDDITERKEVERERFRHEREFVTLVENAPDVIARLDRELRCVYVNRAVTDAFGVTPADVIGQMLVESPLPASVTGPLDKATRQAFETGTEQTLTLHLDANTERKRIAYYNARVIPEADRFGEMEAALLIVYDVTERTEAERERNALLLREQAARAQAEAAALARDQFLAVVSHELRSPLNGIQNWAYVLENQISGGAPLMQRALAGIKAGVEQQVRLIEDLLDATRVMSGKLRLTREPFTLRTALESALNSVRALAADRRITLHTSSALEAHEIDGDADRIQQIVWNLLTNAIKFTPEGGDVWLSTDLVGEVARIVVRDNGRGIAPAFVPYLFDPFRQADDSHTRHTGGLGLGLALVKRLTELHGGRLHAHSDGEHRGATFTVYLPLHAGAEMTAPLAEDPAQGGPLPSLAGLRVLLIDDQQDARDALATLLAQVGADVGSVGSGQEAIHQLDAWGPLARPQVMVCDIALPDEDGYVILQKVRWWERQRVSAGATPIAAIALTAFAQPDDRVRALASGFHEHLVKPVSPHDLVRALRTLARL
- a CDS encoding DUF4397 domain-containing protein, encoding MKKNQIRKIAAVLALGSLGVLAACGGGDDDIGQIIGTSAPQYRTVHANPFIQNVDFGVNGTVKIANVGFKSVSSYFGIDSVPTVATVASAGTSAPLATASLSPANGHRYTALAIVAATGTATSLSIIDDPYNKSILSDKARVRTFNASYNANNVDVYVTAPNADITTLSPTMSGAAYGAASPVSTQDSIYLDGGTYQVSVTTAGTKNVIFASQPFSLANNADWLITTLPAGGVGAVTPNAIRVLVAQANGASQTASELPSK